GGTGTTGTTCTATAACCCGGCCCTGCTGGCTTTGTCCCATAAAAAAGCGGTGTCCGTCAGCGGGAGTATTTACCAGCTGGAGTCCATTAAAATGAAAAACGGGGCAGGCACCGGAAAGGACCTCCTGTCCAGCAATACTTCCAGTATACCACAGATGCTCACAGGTACGGTGATGTTAGGGAAGAAAAAACCATTCTATGTATCCTATGCCCTGATCAATTCTTCCATCCTTAATTTTTCTGCCTCCCAGCGGAAGGAGGCGCAGATGAATGTATTACATGATTCTTACAGCCCGGGTACGGAATATTACATTGGCCAGATGACTTTGCAGAACCAGATCAAATCATCCGCAGCATCGCTGAGCGCGGGTTACCGGCTAAATGAGAGATGGGCAGTGGGTGCTACGGCAGAAGGTTCGTTCTACCGTCAGCGTTATAGTAACAATATTGTTTCAAGGGCATTGATCAATGGAGGCGGCTCTTCATTAAGACTGGCCAGTAATGAGGCTTTATACGAAGTGTCCTATAATCACATCGGTTTCCGTGTAAAAGGCGGGCTGGCGTATGAGCATAACAGGCATCATGCAGGGCTGCTGATCTCTTCGCCATTGATAGGTATTGGGGGAAGGGCTACCTTGTTCGGGGATCTGGCGCTTGCCAATATCAGGGATGTTTATTCAGGAGAGATGATCCATCTGCTGGCCAGTACAAGACAAACCAAACTGAAATCTACCTGGAAGATGCCCCTGAGTGTAGCAGCGGGGTATGCATATGATCATGCAAAGGGGCAGATCTATGTGGCCGGGGAATATTTCCTGCCCATCAAAGAGTATGGGGTTGTTACGCCGCGTAATGAATATTTTCTGCGGCCTGATACAGGGAATAATAATTTGCTGACGGCTGCAGTACTGCAACTGAAAGATGCCCGCAAGGCTGTTTTTAATATGGCCCTGGGAGCCAGTTACGAGGTAAAGGAACATATTATAGCGTATTGTTCCTTCAGAACGGATTTCTCTTATGCGGATAACAGTTTGTTCACTAGCGGTTCAGGAAATACATCTTATACTGCAGCATGGAATAATTTTCATTGCCAGTTGGGAGGGAATCTGCGGAGAAAGAAATACAACCTGCGGGTAGGATTGTTGCTGGCATACGGGCAAACAGGCAAATATATACAGCCTGTGAACTTTGATCAGCCCAATGATGAAAACTTTTTGTTGGGCGATACGAAAGAAACAAAAGCACATCATTTCTTAACAGGATTGATGCTGGCTTTTATACATAACTTATAAATTGTGGTCATGGAATTAGGTATCAGTACGTTCGGAGAAGTGAAACCTGAGGGCGTTTCAGGTCATGCAGCAGAATCTTTTTTACGGATGCAGGAAATTATCGCGGAAGGCCAGCTGGCGGATGAAGTAGGGCTGGATGTTTTTGCATTGGGGGAACATCATCGCCCGGATTTTATTATCTCAGCGCCGGAAGTGGCGCTGGGCGCTATTGCAGCTGTTACAAAAAACATCCGGCTTTCCAGTTCCGTTACCGTGTTAAGTTCTGCAGACCCTGTGCGTGTGTTCCAGAACTTTGCCACGCTGGACCTTGTTTCCGGGGGGCGTGCAGAGATCATGGCGGGCAGGGGATCTTTTACGGAATCCTTTCCTTTGTTCGGTTACAGCCTGAATGATTATGATACTTTGTTTGCAGAGAAACTGGAGATGTTGCTGCGCATCAACGAAAGTGAGATCATTTCCTGGAAGGGCAAGTTCAGGGCGCCTTTCATGCAGCGGGGTATTTATCCACGGCCTTATCAACCTGCCTTACCCATATGGCTGGCAGTTGGCGGCACACCTGCTTCTGCAAAGCGGGCGGGGAGATTGAACCTGCCCATGACGGTAGCGATACTTGGTGGCAAACCTGCGCAGTTTGTGCCTTTCATCAACCTCTACCGCCAGGCTGCTTTGGAGGCAGGGCATGATGTGGAGAAGTTACAACTGGGCATCAATTCGCAATTTTATGTGGCAGAAGATTCAGAGCAGGCAGCAGATGAATTTTATCCTTCTTATGAGATACTGATGAACAGGGTGGGGCAGGAGAGAGGGTGGCATCCTATGACGCGGGAGCAGTTTGAATACCTGCGGATGCCTGATGGGCCTTTGTTTGTAGGAAGTGTGAAGGAGATCACGGAGAAGATCATCTATCAGCATAGCTTATTCAAACATACCCGTTTCCTCGCACAGATCGTGAAAGGATATATCTCACACGATAAAGTATTACGCGCTATTGAATTGTTTGGAACGCAGGTAGCGCCTGCTGTGAGAAAAGCTATACCAGGTTAAGGGCGCGTTTTTTATGTGCAAGCCCCCAGTGCTCCAATTCCTGCCAGATGGGAATAAGCGCCATGGCACTTTCCGACAGGCTGTATTCCACTCTTGGAGGTACTTCTGCATAGGCTGTTCTTTCTACCAATCCGTCCCTTTCCAGTTCCCGCAAATGCAGGGTGAGCATCCTGTCTGTAATGCCGGGAATGATCTTTTTCAGTTCATTGAAACGCATGGTGCGTTTCTCCAGTTTATAGAGGATGATCAGTTTCCATCTTCCGCCCAGTATATCTACGGCGTAGATCATCCCACAGAAGTTGGCAAGCGTTTCTTTATTGATACTATTGGTGGATGTTAATTTCCTTTTCGCCATTACTTACATTTTTGTGTGTTGCGTACAACGGGCTGTAGCTATACAAAATTAACGAACATGCCGGTAATTTTGGCCCTATGAAGATATTAATCGTATACGCACATCCTGAGTCCAAAAGCATGAACGCTGCTATGTTCCATGAGGCGATAGAAACATTGAAAGCAGCAGGGCACGAAGTACAAACAACAGATCTGTATGCCATGCAGTTCAATCCCGTATCAGACAGGCATAATTTCACTAGTACACTTGACCCGGAATTCTTCAAACAGCAACTGGAAGAAGTACATGCTACAAAGGTGAATGGTTTTATTCCCGGCCTGGATGCAGAACAGCAGAAAGTGGAATGGTGCGATCTGATGATCTGGCAATTCCCTTTGTGGTGGTTCAGTGTGCCGGCTATCCTGAAAGGCTGGGTGGACAGGGTATTTGCAATGGGCCGTACCTATGGAGGCGGGCATATTTATGAAACAGGGATCTTTAGTGGTAAAAAGGCATTGCTCTCCCTTACTACCGGTGGAAAAGAAGCGGATTATCTGAAGAACGGGTTTAATGGTGATCTGCTTAGTATGCTGAAACCATTACACAGGGGAATACTTCAGTTCACCGGGTTCTCTGTATTGCAGCCTCAGGTGGTATACGGGCCGGCCAGGATATCTTCGGCAGAAAGGGAGGAAGCATTGAGCGGATGGCGTTCCCGGTTGCAGGATGTATTTAGTGAAACACCTATAGAAGTGGGCACTTATTAAAGGCTTTCCGCTAATTCTTTCACCGCCTGCAAGGCAGCATCCCATCCTGCTGAAGCATCTTCATATGATGTTACAGGATCTTCTTTGGCAAGCAATAAAGTGCTGCCGTTCTTATCCTGCAGTTCATAGGTGATGGTGGACAATATCGAACGCCCTTCATCCGGATTGAAAAGATGATGCTGCAGCAGTTTGTTGGGTGTTATCTGCAGGATAACACCCCGCGTGTACATGTTCCCATCCAACCCTTTCCATCCAAAGGAGCTGCCCACTTTCCAGTTGGATACATATTCGCCACCCATCCTACGGGTTACTTCCGGGTTGGTGAATACCTGCCAGACATTGGCGGGCGTAGCGTTGATGAGGATGCTTTTTTCTAACAGCATATTACAATATAAGCATTTCAGGTAGTATTCCTGACACTTCGCGCAAACGTGTAAATACAGCAGGAAGCAAAAATGTAGCTTGCCAAAAAATAACACCTGCATGCAATACATTCAGCAAGTGCTGGAAAACCGCCAGCAACAACTCCGCCGTTCCCCATTATGTTTAATGATCGATGATGCTTCCCTGGCCATGGAATCCCGCTTAGGATTCACTCCTGTGATGCTTTTTTTTGTGATGGGATTTAAAGATATCCTGGATACCATGAAGGTTGAAAACAGCACAGACCCCTTACAGCAAAGCGTGAACACACATTGTGATGAAGACTCTTTTCACTGGCAATGGTACCTGAAAGACCTGGAACGTATCAGCTATGGTAAAGCATTCCTGCAACATCCCGGAACAACGATGTTTGAAAAGATCTGGTCTGCCCCCTACAGTGCGGCCCGGGAGGTGGTATATGAAAGTATCCACCTGGTTAAGACCTATAACACGCCCTTCTATAAGCTGGTGATCATTGAAGCATTGGAAGCTACCTTTGATTGCTTTAATGATCCGGTGTTCAGACTGGTGAACAATATGGGCCGGCAGGATGAACTGGAATACTTTGGCCAGGTGCATGCGCATTCGGAAGCAAACCATGCGCTGCATGAAGAAGAGGAGAGCGACTACCAGCCAGATGAAACAGAGATAAGGAATGCGCACCTGATCGTAAACAGGATCTTTGATGCGTTTGAAAAAGTATTTCACTGCTGGTACCAGGAAGGGCGTATGGCGATAGCGTAAAAATATATTACTTTTACGCACAAATGAATGCGGAAGAAATATTAAAACAGCATATCGCTAAAACGATCTCCTTAACAGAGGAGCAGTTCGGTTATTTCTTCTCGCATTTTACCCGGCAGTCTTTCAAAAAAGGCCAGGCCCTCATCTCCGAGGGAGAGAAAGTAGAACACGAGTATTTTGTATTGGATGGATGCCTGAAATCATTTTATATCAATGATGATGTAAAGATGTTCATCCTGCAGTTTGCCATGCCTACCTGGTGGGTCTCCGATTTTAATGCGCTATATAGCGGCAACCCCGCAACGATTAATGTCGACTGTATCACAAATGCCGAAGTACTAAGCCTTTCCAATAGCAACAGGGAAAAGATCTGCCGGGAAATACCTGGCGTAGAGTATTTCTTCCGCTGGCGTACCAACAGGGGATTTGTGGCTTTACAGAAAAGATTGTTATCCTTTATGAATAACGATGCTAAGCAACGTTATGAACAACTCATGCAGCAGTACCCTGAATTATATAACATCGTTCCCAAACACTTAATTGCCGCTTACCTGGGTGTATCCCGGGAAACCCTGAGCCGGCTAAATGTGACATAGATCACAAAATACCCCTCTCCATTCTAATGTGATATAGGTCACGTAATGCCTTCACGCTTTCTCATCAACTTTGAGGTATCAATTAAAACTCAAAACAATGAAAAAGCAAAACTTTGAAATCGCCGTTGCTGAAAGCAATATCGATTGGACAGGCCGGAAAGTGACCGGTTCACACTTTGGTACCATCGCCATTAAAGAAGGTTCCCTTGCTGTAAATGAAGGTAAACTCGCTGGTGGCAGGTTTGTTATAGACACTACTTCCATCAGGATCCTGGACGTTACTGATCCGGCTACCAATGATCAGTTTGCAGGTCACCTGGCTTCTGAAGATTTCTTCGCCTCCGCCCAATATCCTGAAGCTGTATTCCAGATCACAGCTGTGAATAACAATCACGTAGAGGGAGACCTTACCATTAAAGGTATCACACATCCTATTGGTTTTGATGCACTCGTTACCGTTGCCGGGGATACCCTTAAAGCAGCAGGTAAGATAGTGGTGGACCGTACCCTTTACGGCATTAAGTTCCGTTCCGGCAACTTCTTCAAAAACCTTGGAGATACGTTGATCTATAACGACTTCGACCTGAATGTAACACTCACCGCTAAAGCTAACTAAGATGCCATACATTAAAATTGAACTGACGAAGGAAGGGGTTACCCGTCAGCAAAAACAGCAACTTATTAAAGGCGTAACTGATCTGATCACAGCCGTGCTCAACAAAGACCCGCACCTGACCCATGTGGTGATACAGGAAGTAGGACTGGATGATTGGGGTTACGCAGGGGAACAGGTATCCGTATTAAGAGAACAAGGCATTACAGCTGATAAAAAATAAACAAAATGAAACAACAAACCATTATTATAACAGGTGCTTCCTCCGGTATTGGAAAAGAAGTAGCCAGGTACTTCCTGGAGAATGGCGATAACGTAGTGATTAATTCCACCACAGCGCAAAAACTGGAACAGGTTTACCAGGAATTGGGCGCTGGCGCCAACCTCGCGATGGTGGTAGGAGATATCAGCCACAAAGAAACCGGGGAAGAATTGGTGCGCATAGCCATTACGAGATTTGGTTCAGTGGACGTATTAGTGAATAATGCGGGGATCTTTGAAACCAGGCCTTTCCTTGAAGTGGACGAAGCTTACCTGGACCGTTTTCTGACCACTAACCTGAAAGGTACTTTCTTTACCACGCAGGCGGTTATCCCGGCTATGCTGCAACAACGGGGTGGTGTGGTGATCAATATCGGTACACCGCTTGTTAATAAGGCTTTTGGTGGCGTGCCTATTACGGCGCCCATGTCCAGCAAAGGTGCTATTCATGCATTGACCGTTCAGCTGGCGGCTGAATTCGGCAGGCATAATATCAGGGTGAATACGGTTGCTCCCGGTACCATCCGTACACCTATGCATGGTGATAATGCTGATCAAACTGCAGGTTTACATCTCGTGAACAGGGTGGGGGAAGTGAAAGATGTGGCGGAGATGGTGCTGGCCGTTGCTAAAAGTAATTTCATCAATGGCGCGATCATTAATGTAGACGGTGGCCTGGCTGCCGGTCATAATCTTAACTAACAGATCATGAAAACACAAGAAAGCATAATTTCGCAGCTACTGGAGAAAGATTACTTCCAGGGTATTTATGAAGGAGATCTTGATGCAATGAACCGCATATTTTATCCGAATGCTTTACTTTTTGGCGATGTGAAAGGCCAGCCATATGCAAAAACATATGAGCAATACATTGATGCCGTAAAAAGCCGCCAAAGTCCAAAAGATTCAGGTAAACCATTTAAGGGAGAGATCCTGAACATTAAAGTGGTGAACTCTATTGCTGTTGCAGAAGTGAGGGTGAAGATGTTTGAATTCCATTACCATGAGTTCCTGTCGTTTCACAAGATCAATGATAACTGGGTCATCGTTACCAAAATGATGAGTGACCAAAACTAACGTTATGTGGTATAATACAAAAGCAACAGCGCTATTGGGGATTGATTATCCCATTTTGCAGGGGCCTTTCGGCGGCGGGCTTTCTTCCGTGGAGCTGGTAGCTACAGTATCAAATATGGGCGGACTGGGAGGTTATGGCGCTTATACTTTGGAACCACAGGAGATCTATGAGATCAACAGGCAGATCAGGGCTGCAACTGATAAACCCTATAACATCAACTTATGGGTATCGGATACTGATGCGGTGAATGGTACGGTTACAGATGAACAATTTAAACAGGCGCAGCAATTATTCAAACCATATTTTGAAGAAGCAGGCATACCCTTACCCGGTAAGCCCGCTTCTTTTGCTTCGCGTTTTGAAAACCAGTTGCAGGTGATCCTGGATATCCGTCCGAAGGTTTTCAGTTTTATGTTTGGAATGTTATCTGCTGATGTACTGGAGCAATGCCGCAAGCTGGGCATCATTACAGTAGGCGCTGCTACTACTTTGGAGGAAGCAGTAGCTTTGGATGCAAGTGGTGTTGATATGATCATTGCTTCCGGTTTTGAAGCAGGCGGGCACAGACCTTCTTTTCTGGCTTCGGCGGAAACTTCCGTCACAGGTACTTTTGTGTTGTTGCAGTTGATCAAAGAAAAAGTAAAAGTACCGGTTATTGCAGCAGGGGGTATTGCCAATGGCCGTGGAATAGCGGCTGCTTTAACTTTAGGAGCAGATGCTGCCCAGATCGGTACGGCCTTCCTGGCCTGTGATGAATCCAACGCCTTGCCTGTTCATAAACAGATGTTATTCTCCAAAGCGGCAGAACGTACGGTTTTATCCAGGGCATTTACCGGGAGGCTGGGCCGTGGTTTAAGCAACCGGATCTCTACGGAGCTATCAGGCAAGGAAAAACAATTCCTGCCTTTCCCTTTACAGACTACTTTTATGTCGCCCTTGCGGAAGGCATTGATAGAGGAGGAGAAATTGAATATGGTGTTTTTCTGGGGAGGACAGATTGCGCCTCTGCTGAAGCATACCAAAGCAAAGCAATTGATGGCATCGTTGATTGAAGAAACGGGGAAGTTTTAAGCTTCCGTTACCTGCTGAATATCACGGCTGCCGCCCGCTGGATCTCCCGCTTTGGCAGCGTAGAACATTTCCCGTATATCTGTACCCTTTCCCGCTTCGGGCTATGTCAGAATGCCGGTTTTGAGGGGTTTCGTTAAATTTAAAATATTTTTCCCCTCCTTGTAAGTATTTTTATACCCCTTCACTGTCCTTTAAGGTGAAATATGGCGGATAGCAACACTAATATCAGGGAGTTGCAACTACAAATTGCACGTTACGGTAATGAACAGGCCTTTTCCGGCTTGTTCAGGCTGTTGTATGACCGCCTGCTCCGGTTCTGCATGCAATACGTCTATTCCCGGGAAGCCGCGGAAGAAATTGTTTCCGATGTGTTCGTAAAGATCTGGAACCGGCGGAAGGAACTGATGACTATCTCCAACCTGGAAGTCTATCTTTTTGTGGCCGTTAAAAACCACTCCCTCAACTACCTGCAGCAATATTCCTCCCTGCGCATTACCCCCATCGATACGGGGCTTTCTCAACTGAGCGGGCCTGCTGATCCTGAAAAAGAAATGGAATGGAAGGAGATGCGCCTGCAGCTGGACCATGAAGTGAACAAACTGCCGGACCAATGCCGGAAGGTATTTAAGCTGATCAAAGAAGAAGGTTTTAAGTATAAAGATGTGGCAGTGATCCTGAACATCTCTTCCAGAACAGTGGAAACCCAGCTGTACCGTGCGGTACGGCGTTTAAATGAAGCGCTTTCTCCCTACCTCCCCACTAAAAAGAAACCGCCTTTATTGATCCTTATTTCCATCATCCCATTATTTTTTTAAAGCTTGTAAGTAGTTTTTGATTCCGGGCTGTCCTTATGCTATATGATAAACGAAGAACAATTCATCTCACTGGCTGCCAGGAAACTGGCAGGGCAAGCCACGGCAGCAGAATTGCAGGAGCTGGAAGACCTTTTGCAACAGCATGAGGACCTGAAAGCGCGTTATATCCTATTACAACAATATTTTACGGAATCTACCTGGCAATCGGCTACGGATACAGAACAGGCCCTTCAACGTACCTGGGGGAAGATCAGTTTACAACAGGAGGAAGCCAAAAGTAACCGCTGGAAGTGGATCGGCGCTGCCGCAGCAGTTGTTGCCGGAGTCGCCATTGCTGCTGTATTCCTTTGGCCGGTACGTACGGAGGAAGTGAAACTGGCAGTATTGAAAGATACGGCGCAATGGCTCAACCGCCAGAATGGAAAAGGCACCAGGGCGGTGATAGAACTGGGAGATGGCAGCAAGATCTGGCTGAATGCGGATAGCCGCATCTCTTATCCTGAAGTATTCGGTAAACACAGCAGGGAAGTATACCTGAACGGGGAAGCATTCTTTAAGGTAACAGGTAATCCTGACCGGCCGTTTATTGTACATCTGAACAATGGTATGGTGAAAGTACTGGGTACTTCATTCAACATACGTGCTTATGATAATGAACCTGTGCAAACTTCTGTGAGCACAGGTAAGGTGGCCTTTATTCCCCGGTACGAAAACCAGCAGGGCAGCCCTGATACTTTTTACATCACACCGGATGAAAAGGTGATCTACAAACCCACTACACATAACATCGTAAAAGAAACCACGTCAGGAGAAGATGACAGGGCCTGGACGGAAGGAAGGCTTGTTTTCAGGGATGTTTCCCTGGAAGACATCTGCCTTGAATTAGAAAGGACATTTGGCAAAAAAATCGAGTTTCAATCAGATAAAGTACGGCTGTACCGGATGACCGGATCATTTCAGAACAACAACTTACAGGAAATACTGTATTACCTGACTAAATCAAAATCTTTTTCATATTCCATTACTGACAGCACCCTGCTGATCGGTGAGTAAAAACTGAGATTCAAATTCGCTAACGTTATGAAAGAAAGAACGCTACAATTGATGGCGCCTTTCCGTTCGTTGTTCCTGCCGCTGATTGGCTGCTTAGCCTTTTTCAGCATGCTTGACCTGAAAGCGCAGCAATTATATGCTGCCAACAGGAGAGCTGTTTCCGTGGAACAACAGGCAAAGGACCCAAAAAAACCGCTTGAAAACCGCATCAGCTTGCAGGTGAAGAACCAGAAGCTGACGGATGTGCTGGAAAAGATCGAGCAGCAAACGCCTTATGTGTTTGTGTATTCGAATGATGAGATCAGCGTTGCACAAAAGATCTCGCTCAATGTAAAAGACAAAAAGCTGGAAGAGATTCTGGAGATGATCTTTTCTCCCCTGGACATCCGCTTTGAACTGATCAATAACAAGATCATACTGAAACAGGGAAACGTATTCGCCGCCGTATTTTCACAGCAGGAGAACGT
This DNA window, taken from Chitinophaga niabensis, encodes the following:
- a CDS encoding Atu2307/SP_0267 family LLM class monooxygenase — its product is MELGISTFGEVKPEGVSGHAAESFLRMQEIIAEGQLADEVGLDVFALGEHHRPDFIISAPEVALGAIAAVTKNIRLSSSVTVLSSADPVRVFQNFATLDLVSGGRAEIMAGRGSFTESFPLFGYSLNDYDTLFAEKLEMLLRINESEIISWKGKFRAPFMQRGIYPRPYQPALPIWLAVGGTPASAKRAGRLNLPMTVAILGGKPAQFVPFINLYRQAALEAGHDVEKLQLGINSQFYVAEDSEQAADEFYPSYEILMNRVGQERGWHPMTREQFEYLRMPDGPLFVGSVKEITEKIIYQHSLFKHTRFLAQIVKGYISHDKVLRAIELFGTQVAPAVRKAIPG
- a CDS encoding winged helix-turn-helix transcriptional regulator gives rise to the protein MAKRKLTSTNSINKETLANFCGMIYAVDILGGRWKLIILYKLEKRTMRFNELKKIIPGITDRMLTLHLRELERDGLVERTAYAEVPPRVEYSLSESAMALIPIWQELEHWGLAHKKRALNLV
- a CDS encoding NAD(P)H-dependent oxidoreductase, whose amino-acid sequence is MKILIVYAHPESKSMNAAMFHEAIETLKAAGHEVQTTDLYAMQFNPVSDRHNFTSTLDPEFFKQQLEEVHATKVNGFIPGLDAEQQKVEWCDLMIWQFPLWWFSVPAILKGWVDRVFAMGRTYGGGHIYETGIFSGKKALLSLTTGGKEADYLKNGFNGDLLSMLKPLHRGILQFTGFSVLQPQVVYGPARISSAEREEALSGWRSRLQDVFSETPIEVGTY
- a CDS encoding SRPBCC domain-containing protein, producing MLLEKSILINATPANVWQVFTNPEVTRRMGGEYVSNWKVGSSFGWKGLDGNMYTRGVILQITPNKLLQHHLFNPDEGRSILSTITYELQDKNGSTLLLAKEDPVTSYEDASAGWDAALQAVKELAESL
- a CDS encoding Crp/Fnr family transcriptional regulator — translated: MNAEEILKQHIAKTISLTEEQFGYFFSHFTRQSFKKGQALISEGEKVEHEYFVLDGCLKSFYINDDVKMFILQFAMPTWWVSDFNALYSGNPATINVDCITNAEVLSLSNSNREKICREIPGVEYFFRWRTNRGFVALQKRLLSFMNNDAKQRYEQLMQQYPELYNIVPKHLIAAYLGVSRETLSRLNVT
- a CDS encoding YceI family protein, encoding MKKQNFEIAVAESNIDWTGRKVTGSHFGTIAIKEGSLAVNEGKLAGGRFVIDTTSIRILDVTDPATNDQFAGHLASEDFFASAQYPEAVFQITAVNNNHVEGDLTIKGITHPIGFDALVTVAGDTLKAAGKIVVDRTLYGIKFRSGNFFKNLGDTLIYNDFDLNVTLTAKAN
- a CDS encoding tautomerase family protein, yielding MPYIKIELTKEGVTRQQKQQLIKGVTDLITAVLNKDPHLTHVVIQEVGLDDWGYAGEQVSVLREQGITADKK
- a CDS encoding SDR family NAD(P)-dependent oxidoreductase is translated as MKQQTIIITGASSGIGKEVARYFLENGDNVVINSTTAQKLEQVYQELGAGANLAMVVGDISHKETGEELVRIAITRFGSVDVLVNNAGIFETRPFLEVDEAYLDRFLTTNLKGTFFTTQAVIPAMLQQRGGVVINIGTPLVNKAFGGVPITAPMSSKGAIHALTVQLAAEFGRHNIRVNTVAPGTIRTPMHGDNADQTAGLHLVNRVGEVKDVAEMVLAVAKSNFINGAIINVDGGLAAGHNLN
- a CDS encoding nuclear transport factor 2 family protein produces the protein MKTQESIISQLLEKDYFQGIYEGDLDAMNRIFYPNALLFGDVKGQPYAKTYEQYIDAVKSRQSPKDSGKPFKGEILNIKVVNSIAVAEVRVKMFEFHYHEFLSFHKINDNWVIVTKMMSDQN
- a CDS encoding NAD(P)H-dependent flavin oxidoreductase; translation: MWYNTKATALLGIDYPILQGPFGGGLSSVELVATVSNMGGLGGYGAYTLEPQEIYEINRQIRAATDKPYNINLWVSDTDAVNGTVTDEQFKQAQQLFKPYFEEAGIPLPGKPASFASRFENQLQVILDIRPKVFSFMFGMLSADVLEQCRKLGIITVGAATTLEEAVALDASGVDMIIASGFEAGGHRPSFLASAETSVTGTFVLLQLIKEKVKVPVIAAGGIANGRGIAAALTLGADAAQIGTAFLACDESNALPVHKQMLFSKAAERTVLSRAFTGRLGRGLSNRISTELSGKEKQFLPFPLQTTFMSPLRKALIEEEKLNMVFFWGGQIAPLLKHTKAKQLMASLIEETGKF
- a CDS encoding RNA polymerase sigma-70 factor, yielding MADSNTNIRELQLQIARYGNEQAFSGLFRLLYDRLLRFCMQYVYSREAAEEIVSDVFVKIWNRRKELMTISNLEVYLFVAVKNHSLNYLQQYSSLRITPIDTGLSQLSGPADPEKEMEWKEMRLQLDHEVNKLPDQCRKVFKLIKEEGFKYKDVAVILNISSRTVETQLYRAVRRLNEALSPYLPTKKKPPLLILISIIPLFF
- a CDS encoding FecR family protein produces the protein MINEEQFISLAARKLAGQATAAELQELEDLLQQHEDLKARYILLQQYFTESTWQSATDTEQALQRTWGKISLQQEEAKSNRWKWIGAAAAVVAGVAIAAVFLWPVRTEEVKLAVLKDTAQWLNRQNGKGTRAVIELGDGSKIWLNADSRISYPEVFGKHSREVYLNGEAFFKVTGNPDRPFIVHLNNGMVKVLGTSFNIRAYDNEPVQTSVSTGKVAFIPRYENQQGSPDTFYITPDEKVIYKPTTHNIVKETTSGEDDRAWTEGRLVFRDVSLEDICLELERTFGKKIEFQSDKVRLYRMTGSFQNNNLQEILYYLTKSKSFSYSITDSTLLIGE